In a genomic window of Scheffersomyces stipitis CBS 6054 chromosome 4, complete sequence:
- a CDS encoding predicted protein (go_function rRNA (adenine-N6,N6-)-dimethyltransferase activity; rRNA methyltransferase activity~go_process rRNA modification) → MTSLRSFNPALAKHFSAPLPKFQYSFKHLARRETCQAILDKLDLTKKYTQPGKLDIVDVFSGYGLFSTMINYELKPRKHVIIENIKANVGLWKEKIRILENSNANRENFVLYNRDGYNWDTYEDLISKDKLISPSFQSRDKIHDELLIIGNLSPTKYESLIAQWIMCCAYNNWLQKYGRVRMLCFVPTATAKKFMSGPAFGKRNKSSVKRDLFTNSKLVAITETEDTVVAEGSGYDPRLLFKDQPILIPSKGTLPTNSDFALLEIEPENIVATTAIEEHEHFMQNLFYSPSKKVKDQLPFIGPGALDDLAPHIPDEIMVKGIRELTKSDWELLFHVYDNWPFRPSLLDQMDFIHEDSRNF, encoded by the coding sequence ATGACTCTGCTTCGGTCGTTCAACCCGGCATTGGCCAAGCACTTCAGTGCGCCGCTTCCGAAGTTTCAGTACAGTTTCAAGCATTTGGCACGACGCGAAACCTGTCAAGCCATACTAGATAAACTTGACCTCACTAAGAAGTATACCCAGCCTGGCAAGCTAGATATTGTGGATGTATTTTCTGGTTATGGACtcttttcaacaatgatCAACTATGAATTGAAACCACGAAAACATGTAATAATAGAGAATATCAAGGCTAACGTGGGCCTCTGGAAGGAAAAGATCCGGATTCTTGAGAATTCCAATGCGAATAGAGAAAATTTCGTGTTGTACAATAGAGATGGCTACAATTGGGACACATACGAAGATTTGATTAGCaaagacaagttgataCTGCCTCTGTTCCAATCACGAGACAAGATCCACGACGAGTTGCTCATCATCGGAAACCTCTCTCCGACGAAGTATGAATCGCTTATAGCCCAGTGGATTATGTGCTGTGCCTATAACAACTGGCTCCAGAAATATGGCCGTGTAAGAATGCTCTGTTTTGTGCCAACAGCCACAGCTAAAAAATTCATGTCTGGCCCAGCGTTTGGTAAGAGAAACAAGTCGTCGGTGAAGCGGGACCTTTTCACCAACTCTAAGTTGGTTGCAATCACAGAGACAGAGGACACTGTAGTTGCCGAGGGCAGTGGCTACGATCCTCGTTTATTATTCAAAGACCAGCCTATCCTTATTCCTTCTAAAGGCACTCTACCAACCAACTCTGATTTTGCATTGCTAGAAATCGAGCCTGAAAACATAGTAGCAACGACTGCTATCGAAGAACACGAACATTTTATGCAAAACTTGTTCTACAGTCCTTCTAAAAAGGTCAAGGACCAATTGCCTTTTATTGGCCCAGGAGCTTTAGACGATCTTGCTCCTCATATACCTGACGAAATCATGGTTAAAGGTATCAGGGAGCTCACGAAGTCGGACTGGGAACTCTTATTCCATGTGTATGACAACTGGCCATTTAGGCCAAGCTTATTGGATCAGATGGACTTTATCCACGAAGattcaagaaacttctAG
- a CDS encoding predicted protein: protein MSVNNVVLKSNYADLLGKHQEVPFELASDGFEVLTFSSPTSRQSLSIVSNSNNNSSSTSRNDVQIHITANDGYVYLTTKRFVFITASSGDINTFSIDVNLAPVIQLSHQLKSPWFGANYWEFIFFSPANLEIAANGFPKNQYFKGQLKFNDGGLFGFIEKFNVVLNDAVNNSHIDDQLPSYSEI, encoded by the coding sequence ATGTCTGTCAATAATGTCGTGCTCAAGTCCAACTATGCAGACCTCCTTGGAAAACATCAAGAGGTGCCCTTTGAGCTAGCCTCTGATGGCTTCGAAGTACTCACATTTTCATCCCCCACTTCAAGACAGTCGTTATCTATAGTTCTGAATAGCAATAATAACAGTAGTAGTACAAGTAGAAACGATGTGCAAATACATATCACAGCAAATGACGGGTACGTGTACCTCACGACGAAGAGATTTGTGTTTATCACAGCATCTCTGGGAGATATCAATACCTTTCTGATAGATGTCAATTTGGCCCCAGTGATTCAATTATCTCACCAATTGAAGTCTCCTTGGTTCGGTGCCAACTACTGGgaattcatcttctttaGCCCTGCAAATTTGGAGATCGCTGCCAATGGCTTTCCCAAGAATCAATATTTCAAGGGCCAACTCAAGTTCAACGATGGTGGGCTCTTTGGCTTTATAGAGAAGTTCAATGTTGTGTTGAATGATGCCGTGAATAATTCACATATAGACGATCAGTTACCACTGTACAGTGAGATTTAG